A region of Streptomyces sp. TG1A-60 DNA encodes the following proteins:
- a CDS encoding carbon starvation CstA family protein, with the protein MPTSAMPESGREAPERSRMSPRSIALWIAVALVGATGWAVLALSRGEEISAVWLLVAALGSYAIAYRFYSRFIARRVLKVDDTRATPAERLEDGVDYHPTDKRVLFGHHFAAIAGAGPLVGPVLAAQMGYLPGTIWIVAGVIFAGAVQDMIVLFLSMRRDGKSLGQMARDEIGKVGGAAALIGVFAIMIILLAVLAMVVVNALAESAWGTFSVTMTIPIALFMGFYLRYLRPGRVVETSFIGVALLLLAILGGGWIQDSSLAEYFVWSPETLVFCLVGYGFVASVLPVWMLLAPRDYLSTFMKVGTIALMAVGVVIAAPNLKAEPVTEFASTGEGPVFAGSLFPFLFITIACGALSGFHALVSSGTTPKLIQKESQVRMIGYGSMLTESFVAVMALIAACVLEPGLFYAMNSPAALLGPTVDTAAEAVKNLGFTITPEQLTAAAKAVEEETLVGRSGGAPTLAVGMSEIFSGVFGGAGMKAFWYHFAIMFEALFILTTVDAGTRVGRFMLQDMLGNVWKPIGRVTWKPGIWITSALVVGAWGYFLYAGVTDPLGGIKQLFPLFGIANQLLAAVALAVTTTVLIKSGKLRWAWVTGIPLAWDVAVTYTAGWQKIFSDNPTIGFFALRDKYAAAIDRGELLPGATNMDDMHTIVLNNTVDGVIMAVFLLLVLTVLVNCAVVCVRAVRSPVPLPTTEAPYVESRIDTEDSEKQLVGARR; encoded by the coding sequence ATGCCTACGTCAGCCATGCCCGAGTCCGGTCGTGAGGCGCCGGAAAGATCCCGGATGTCGCCCAGATCGATCGCGCTCTGGATCGCCGTCGCCCTTGTCGGCGCGACCGGCTGGGCCGTGCTCGCCCTCTCCCGCGGCGAGGAGATCTCGGCCGTCTGGCTGCTCGTCGCGGCCCTCGGCTCGTACGCGATCGCCTACCGCTTCTACTCGCGCTTCATCGCCCGCCGGGTCCTCAAGGTCGACGACACCCGCGCCACGCCGGCCGAACGACTTGAGGACGGCGTCGACTACCACCCCACCGACAAGCGGGTGCTGTTCGGCCATCACTTCGCGGCCATCGCCGGCGCCGGACCGCTGGTCGGCCCGGTCCTCGCGGCACAGATGGGCTATCTGCCGGGCACGATCTGGATCGTCGCGGGCGTGATCTTCGCCGGCGCGGTCCAGGACATGATCGTCCTGTTCCTCTCCATGCGCCGGGACGGCAAGAGCCTCGGCCAGATGGCCCGCGACGAGATCGGCAAGGTGGGCGGTGCCGCCGCGCTGATCGGCGTCTTCGCCATCATGATCATCCTGCTCGCGGTCCTCGCGATGGTCGTCGTCAACGCGCTCGCGGAGTCCGCGTGGGGCACCTTCTCGGTCACCATGACCATCCCCATCGCCCTCTTCATGGGCTTCTACCTGCGCTACCTGCGGCCCGGCCGGGTCGTCGAGACCAGCTTCATCGGTGTCGCGCTGCTGCTGCTCGCCATCCTCGGCGGCGGCTGGATCCAGGACTCCTCGCTCGCCGAGTACTTCGTGTGGAGCCCCGAGACCCTGGTCTTCTGCCTGGTCGGCTACGGCTTCGTCGCCTCCGTGCTCCCCGTGTGGATGCTGCTGGCCCCGCGCGACTACCTGTCGACCTTCATGAAGGTCGGTACCATCGCCCTGATGGCCGTCGGCGTCGTGATCGCCGCCCCGAACCTCAAGGCCGAGCCGGTGACCGAATTCGCCTCCACGGGCGAGGGGCCGGTCTTCGCGGGCTCCCTCTTCCCCTTCCTCTTCATCACCATCGCCTGCGGCGCCCTGTCCGGCTTCCACGCCCTGGTCTCCTCCGGCACCACGCCGAAGCTGATCCAGAAGGAGTCCCAGGTCCGGATGATCGGCTACGGCTCCATGCTCACGGAGTCCTTCGTCGCCGTCATGGCCCTGATCGCCGCCTGTGTGCTCGAACCGGGCCTCTTCTACGCCATGAACTCCCCGGCCGCGCTGCTCGGCCCGACCGTCGACACCGCCGCCGAGGCCGTGAAGAACCTCGGCTTCACCATCACCCCGGAACAGCTCACCGCGGCGGCCAAGGCCGTCGAGGAGGAGACGCTCGTCGGCCGCTCCGGCGGTGCGCCCACCCTGGCCGTGGGCATGTCGGAGATCTTCTCCGGGGTGTTCGGCGGCGCCGGCATGAAGGCCTTCTGGTACCACTTCGCCATCATGTTCGAGGCGCTGTTCATCCTCACCACGGTGGACGCCGGCACCCGCGTCGGCCGCTTCATGCTCCAGGACATGCTCGGCAACGTCTGGAAGCCGATCGGCCGCGTCACCTGGAAGCCGGGCATCTGGATCACCAGCGCCCTGGTCGTCGGCGCCTGGGGCTACTTCCTCTACGCCGGTGTCACCGACCCCCTGGGCGGCATCAAGCAGCTGTTCCCGCTGTTCGGCATCGCCAACCAACTGCTGGCCGCGGTCGCCCTGGCCGTCACCACCACCGTCCTGATCAAGTCCGGCAAGCTGCGCTGGGCCTGGGTCACCGGCATCCCGCTCGCCTGGGACGTCGCCGTCACCTACACCGCGGGCTGGCAGAAGATCTTCTCCGACAACCCGACGATCGGCTTCTTCGCCCTGCGGGACAAGTACGCGGCGGCCATCGACAGGGGAGAACTCCTGCCCGGCGCCACGAACATGGACGACATGCACACGATCGTGCTCAACAACACGGTCGACGGCGTGATCATGGCCGTCTTCCTGCTGCTGGTCCTCACCGTCCTGGTCAACTGCGCCGTGGTGTGCGTCCGCGCCGTACGGTCCCCGGTCCCGCTGCCGACGACCGAGGCGCCGTACGTCGAGTCCCGCATCGACACGGAGGACTCCGAGAAGCAGTTGGTGGGAGCCCGCCGGTGA
- a CDS encoding YbdD/YjiX family protein, with protein MTARTARHWARTVRWYLRELTGEAQYDRYCERHRSHRPGEPVPTRRQYDVLRTRHREEHPEGRCC; from the coding sequence GTGACCGCCCGCACCGCCCGCCACTGGGCGCGCACCGTGCGCTGGTACCTGCGGGAACTCACCGGGGAGGCCCAGTACGACCGCTACTGCGAGCGGCACCGGAGCCATCGACCGGGGGAGCCGGTGCCGACGCGGAGGCAGTACGACGTACTGCGGACACGGCACCGGGAGGAGCACCCGGAGGGCCGGTGCTGCTGA